From Hermetia illucens chromosome 6, iHerIll2.2.curated.20191125, whole genome shotgun sequence, one genomic window encodes:
- the LOC119659478 gene encoding zinc finger protein MSN4-like isoform X1, protein MFVPNLCVSNPKSRTYWTILETVPLQASTSSDQSGENVPECPNLLTQATVVVQIPSSAAHHLHYEPKVGVKNERNHIVFEHPSSSTVISGASDSTPETVFAATSSVVSSATTLPENNVNVVIEKSEVNDFTNFLAPKNLKSENMQYVCEKCGKAYKIKGSLKRHKSYECGVSPALACRFCKHKSKYKSDLRKHMIQKHSDQCFENC, encoded by the exons atgtttgttccgAATCTTTGTGTATCTAATCCGAAATCAA GGACATACTGGACTATCTTGGAAACTGTGCCTCTTCAAGCATCTACAAGCAGTGATCAGAGCGGGGAAAATGTTCCAGAGTGTCCAAATCTTCTGACACAAGCAACTGTCGTTGTACAAATACCATCAAGCGCAGCGCATCATTTGCACTATGAACCAAAAGTAGGGGTAAAGAATGAACGAAACCATATTGTTTTTGAACATCCGTCAAGCTCTACTGTTATTAGTGGTGCATCTGACAGCACTCCTGAAACCGTTTTTGCTGCTACTTCATCTGTAGTTTCGAGTGCTACCACATTGCCAGAAAATAATGTCAACGTTGTAATTGAGAAATCTGAAGTAAACGATTTCACAAACTTTTTAGCACCCAAAAATTTAAAGTCTGAAAATATGCAATATGTCTGTGAAAAATGTGGTAAAGCATATAAAATTAAGGGTTCTTTAAAACGACATAAAAGCTATGAATGCGGTGTGTCGCCTGCCTTAGCTTGTCGATTTTGTAAACATAAAAGTAAATATAAGTCAGATCTGCGTAAACACATGATACAAAAGCATTCTGACCAGTGTTTTGAAAACTGTTAG
- the LOC119659478 gene encoding zinc finger protein MSN4-like isoform X2, translated as MNLRTYWTILETVPLQASTSSDQSGENVPECPNLLTQATVVVQIPSSAAHHLHYEPKVGVKNERNHIVFEHPSSSTVISGASDSTPETVFAATSSVVSSATTLPENNVNVVIEKSEVNDFTNFLAPKNLKSENMQYVCEKCGKAYKIKGSLKRHKSYECGVSPALACRFCKHKSKYKSDLRKHMIQKHSDQCFENC; from the exons ATGAATCTTA GGACATACTGGACTATCTTGGAAACTGTGCCTCTTCAAGCATCTACAAGCAGTGATCAGAGCGGGGAAAATGTTCCAGAGTGTCCAAATCTTCTGACACAAGCAACTGTCGTTGTACAAATACCATCAAGCGCAGCGCATCATTTGCACTATGAACCAAAAGTAGGGGTAAAGAATGAACGAAACCATATTGTTTTTGAACATCCGTCAAGCTCTACTGTTATTAGTGGTGCATCTGACAGCACTCCTGAAACCGTTTTTGCTGCTACTTCATCTGTAGTTTCGAGTGCTACCACATTGCCAGAAAATAATGTCAACGTTGTAATTGAGAAATCTGAAGTAAACGATTTCACAAACTTTTTAGCACCCAAAAATTTAAAGTCTGAAAATATGCAATATGTCTGTGAAAAATGTGGTAAAGCATATAAAATTAAGGGTTCTTTAAAACGACATAAAAGCTATGAATGCGGTGTGTCGCCTGCCTTAGCTTGTCGATTTTGTAAACATAAAAGTAAATATAAGTCAGATCTGCGTAAACACATGATACAAAAGCATTCTGACCAGTGTTTTGAAAACTGTTAG
- the LOC119659476 gene encoding longitudinals lacking protein translates to MLLEFYQKNRLNVPKKDKAASYEKVSALESKTECNLSSSGEKSLSLPTLYTKSSSTRNLQEIDDDKDLSINKDSSVEFSNNTTGKKLSVPFHPRIKYSNINKPASTIASSSSVNLEKLNAVSAPVIQAPVISSAPTAAAIAAAAFFRGEYRNFQQLQSQEVLSHQPSPMHTTSSTTDKNVPFYFPAYLKNTNNTDKDSENDDQSRSEDVSDEEDEEEPKYPCIDDIHLIEGSKSSFHNQNIAGIESDYMSEESQKYSMIAAQALRNLEYSLSDYGGNMTEEQLYNCRHCGKKYRWKSTLRRHENVECGGKEPSHQCPYCPYKSKQRGNLGVHVRKHHANLPQLASKRRSKYSQPRE, encoded by the coding sequence ATGCTGCTTGAGTTTTACCAGAAAAACAGATTAAATGTACCAAAGAAGGATAAAGCGGCGTCCTACGAAAAGGtgtcagctttggaaagtaaaaCTGAATGCAATTTATCGTCGTCTGGCGAAAAATCGCTATCTTTGCCCACGTTATATACAAAGTCATCATCGACCCGGAACTTGCAAGAAATAGACGACGACAAAGATTTGTCCATTAATAAGGATTCTtcagttgaattttcaaataatacaACTGGGAAGAAATTGAGTGTCCCTTTTCATCCACGCATAAAATATTCGAACATTAACAAACCAGCATCAACTATAGCTTCATCATCATCtgtaaatttagaaaaattaaaTGCAGTTTCTGCCCCCGTCATTCAGGCTCCGGTTATCTCGTCAGCACCGACAGCCGCAGCTATCGCAGCAGCAGCCTTTTTTCGTGGCGAATATCGAAATTTTCAGCAACTGCAAAGTCAAGAAGTTCTGAGTCATCAACCATCTCCTATGCATACAACCTCCTCCACCACGGATAAGAATGTGCCCTTCTATTTTCCTGCTTATTTAAAGAATACGAATAATACCGACAAGGATTCAGAAAACGATGATCAATCACGATCCGAAGATGTTTCAGACGAAGAAGATGAGGAGGAGCCCAAATACCCTTGTATTGATGATATTCATCTTATTGAAGGCTCCAAATCAAGTTTTCATAACCAAAATATTGCTGGTATTGAAAGCGATTATATGTCTGAAGAATCTCAAAAATATTCAATGATTGCCGCACAAGCTCTGAGAAATCTGGAATATTCTTTAAGTGATTATGGCGGGAATATGACAGAAGAACAATTATATAATTGCCGCCATTGTGGTAAGAAATATAGGTGGAAATCGACCTTACGGCGACATGAAAACGTAGAATGTGGAGGAAAAGAACCATCTCATCAATGTCCATATTGTCCATATAAATCGAAGCAAAGGGGCAATTTAGGTGTGCATGTTCGGAAACATCATGCGAATCTCCCGCAACTAGCAAGCAAGCGTCGCTCAAAATATTCCCAACCAAGAGAATAA